In Nycticebus coucang isolate mNycCou1 chromosome 9, mNycCou1.pri, whole genome shotgun sequence, the following are encoded in one genomic region:
- the TMEM217B gene encoding putative transmembrane protein 217B yields the protein MMNAKMVSLSAGIFSLLNTIQFLIFDLNQITDIGFEDSFSIYMDTKSESVSWFMNYRNNISIGLSITTILFSCLLLYSIRKNIYLGLPVYALWILTYEFTNFSLVLLTNGIIKEQFKELSYLYLTFQVSHMALHFFCLPFLFKHAYNIYKDPKTVGKIGRRRHSSLSSVDSWSPIGPKTMHRKLN from the coding sequence ATGATGAATGCCAAGATGGTGTCCTTGTCGGCCGGCATCTTTTCTCTCCTCAATACCATCCAATTCCTCATCTTTGACCTGAACCAGATTACAGACATTGGCTTTGAGGACAGTTTTAGCATCTACATGGACACAAAGTCTGAATCAGTCTCTTGGTTCATGAACTACAGGAATAACATCAGCATTGGCCTCTCCATCACCACCATCCTGTTCAGCTGTTTGCTCCTTTACTCTATCCGCAAGAACATCTACCTGGGGCTGCCAGTCTATGCCTTGTGGATCCTGACTTATGAGTTCACCAACTTCTCCTTAGTCCTGCTCACCAACGGGATCATCAAAGAACAGTTCAAGGAGCTGAGTTACTTGTACTTGACCTTCCAAGTCTCACACATGGCCCTGCACTTTTTCTGTCTGCCCTTCCTCTTCAAGCATGCCTATAACATTTACAAAGACCCCAAGACTGTAGGTAAGATAGGCCGTCGTAGGCACTCCTCTCTCAGTTCAGTGGACTCGTGGTCACCTATTGGGCCAAAAACTATGCATCGCAAGTTAAACTAA